One region of Elusimicrobiota bacterium genomic DNA includes:
- a CDS encoding glycosyltransferase family 39 protein, translated as MSEPDEALGLPRDELALFFLALGLRLAWAAFSGRLFGYSDDGLYDDGVYIAMARSFLGHGPEPFLTHPPGYSIFLAPFLRAGDWGLTAARWVQFGLGASLAPLSSRLSRRLGFNRQATLLAGLFTAFDPMLVYFNARFMPETLFLFLVTGFFLHWSEAWQKGSDFEAALAGLAGGLATVVRGVLLPFGAVLAVAAFFLRRFQPRWVRLIGLCGVVWALSLVPWTARNYLRYGRFVPVSVQGGWNLYEGLTVDPDEVHHKRPAAMGAEAKALGLSDPFAVDAHFAAKAKAWIGAHPGEFLRLCWRKALKFWRLSPGPPHSALARWGAGVFSLLLFAGALMGSWRFMHEKPVLLFFIAWVFHLTLLHSVFASNLRYRLPLIPFLAVLAGAGYSRRENAA; from the coding sequence TTGTCCGAACCTGACGAGGCCCTGGGCCTTCCCCGGGACGAGCTGGCGCTTTTTTTCCTGGCCTTGGGCCTGCGTTTGGCTTGGGCGGCCTTTTCCGGAAGATTGTTTGGCTACTCCGACGACGGACTATACGACGACGGGGTCTATATCGCCATGGCCCGCTCCTTTCTGGGCCACGGGCCTGAGCCCTTTCTTACGCACCCACCGGGCTATTCCATTTTCTTGGCCCCATTTCTGCGGGCCGGGGATTGGGGGCTTACCGCGGCGCGCTGGGTCCAGTTCGGTCTCGGCGCGAGCCTCGCACCCTTAAGCTCGCGACTCTCCAGGCGGCTCGGCTTTAACCGGCAAGCCACTTTGCTGGCGGGCCTCTTCACGGCTTTTGATCCCATGCTCGTGTATTTTAACGCCCGGTTCATGCCGGAAACTCTTTTTCTCTTTCTCGTGACGGGGTTCTTCCTGCACTGGAGCGAGGCTTGGCAAAAGGGGAGCGATTTCGAGGCCGCGCTGGCCGGCCTGGCCGGGGGACTCGCCACCGTGGTGCGAGGGGTGCTTCTTCCTTTCGGTGCGGTTCTCGCTGTTGCGGCTTTTTTCCTACGCCGCTTCCAGCCGCGCTGGGTGCGGCTGATCGGGCTATGCGGGGTCGTCTGGGCTCTCTCGCTGGTCCCCTGGACCGCGCGCAATTACCTGCGCTACGGGCGCTTTGTCCCCGTCTCGGTCCAAGGTGGATGGAATCTTTACGAAGGATTGACCGTGGACCCCGACGAGGTCCATCACAAAAGGCCCGCCGCCATGGGGGCGGAGGCCAAGGCCCTGGGGCTTTCCGATCCCTTTGCCGTGGACGCGCACTTCGCGGCCAAGGCCAAGGCCTGGATCGGGGCTCATCCGGGAGAGTTCCTGAGGCTTTGTTGGCGCAAAGCCCTCAAGTTCTGGCGCTTGAGCCCCGGCCCGCCCCATTCTGCGCTGGCGCGCTGGGGAGCGGGAGTCTTTTCGTTGCTCTTATTTGCCGGAGCCCTGATGGGGAGTTGGAGATTCATGCATGAAAAACCTGTTCTTCTATTTTTTATTGCTTGGGTTTTTCACCTCACCTTGCTTCATTCCGTTTTCGCGAGCAACCTGCGCTACCGTCTGCCCCTAATCCCATTCCTGGCCGTATTGGCCGGGGCGGGGTACAGCCGTCGGGAGAACGCGGCGTGA
- a CDS encoding nucleotidyltransferase family protein, producing MRAFLLAAGLGTRLPSVTKSLPKCLAPLGGRPLLHWQMNFLERLGVEEVLINTHYKAEQVRGFFDANRYAVKVHLFHETELLGSAGTLAANKTFVRGESAYWILYADTVVGDDLSSMAAFHRESRSKLTLGLFQAPDPRSAGIVELGPGGRVLRFEEKPARPKSDLAAAGVYLAGSEFLDRLPARGDLGLDVFPKWSGECFGFPLERVLDIGTLESYERACREWSDFVRT from the coding sequence GTGAGGGCCTTTCTCCTGGCCGCGGGCCTGGGGACAAGGCTTCCCTCCGTCACCAAGTCCTTGCCCAAGTGCTTAGCGCCCCTGGGCGGGCGGCCTCTTCTGCATTGGCAGATGAACTTCCTCGAACGCCTCGGCGTCGAGGAGGTCCTGATCAATACGCATTACAAAGCCGAACAGGTGAGGGGATTCTTCGACGCCAACCGCTACGCGGTTAAGGTCCATTTGTTCCACGAAACGGAACTACTAGGTTCCGCCGGTACCTTGGCCGCCAACAAGACCTTCGTGCGGGGCGAATCCGCGTATTGGATTCTCTACGCCGATACCGTGGTTGGAGACGATCTCTCGAGCATGGCCGCGTTTCATCGAGAGAGCCGTTCCAAGCTCACCTTGGGCCTGTTCCAGGCTCCCGATCCTCGGAGTGCCGGTATCGTGGAGCTGGGGCCGGGTGGGCGCGTGCTGCGCTTCGAGGAAAAGCCCGCCCGACCCAAGTCCGATCTGGCCGCGGCCGGAGTTTATTTGGCCGGCTCGGAATTTCTGGACCGTTTGCCTGCCCGGGGGGACCTAGGTCTTGACGTTTTCCCAAAATGGAGCGGGGAGTGTTTCGGATTCCCCCTGGAGCGAGTCCTGGACATCGGAACGCTCGAGAGCTACGAGAGGGCCTGCCGGGAGTGGAGCGATTTTGTCCGAACCTGA
- a CDS encoding GHMP kinase: protein MIISQTPLRVSLAGGGTDIPFYCDKKPGRVLSCAIDKYVHVIIQERFDDEIHVNYGRRKERVSTVGKVQHELAREAMKIAGLERGFEVTTLADIPSEGSGLGSSSALTVGLLNAFHAFQGRQVDAETLARQACEVELERCGRPIGRQDQYIAAYGGVRFFTFREGGAVEVASPAADTRILRKLESSLLLYYTGKTRSAHDILKQERFQARANSANLDRIAALAARARRALESGDVDVLGKILDENWLLKKSLAEGVSDPLIDEFYAAAKASGAEGGKITGAGGGGFFLLFVPEMKRAAVRAALDGRRELPIALEPDGSKIVFNMKRRIWK from the coding sequence ATGATTATCTCCCAAACGCCTTTACGCGTGAGCCTGGCCGGGGGCGGAACGGACATTCCTTTCTACTGCGACAAGAAGCCTGGGCGAGTTCTTTCCTGCGCCATAGACAAGTACGTGCACGTCATCATCCAGGAGCGCTTCGACGACGAGATCCACGTCAATTACGGCCGGCGCAAGGAGAGGGTCTCCACGGTCGGCAAGGTCCAGCACGAGCTTGCGCGCGAGGCCATGAAAATCGCGGGCCTCGAGCGAGGCTTCGAGGTCACGACCTTGGCCGACATCCCGTCGGAGGGCTCGGGCCTGGGCTCCTCCTCGGCCCTGACCGTGGGCCTTTTGAACGCCTTCCACGCCTTCCAGGGCCGCCAAGTGGATGCCGAGACCTTGGCTCGGCAGGCCTGCGAGGTAGAGCTCGAGCGCTGCGGCAGGCCCATCGGCCGCCAGGATCAGTACATCGCGGCCTACGGGGGAGTACGGTTTTTCACCTTCAGGGAAGGCGGTGCCGTGGAGGTCGCAAGTCCCGCGGCAGACACTAGAATCCTGAGAAAGCTCGAGAGCAGTCTTCTCCTTTATTACACCGGCAAGACCCGAAGCGCCCATGACATCTTAAAGCAAGAGCGCTTCCAGGCTCGCGCTAACAGCGCGAACCTTGACCGAATCGCAGCGCTGGCCGCGCGCGCGCGGCGAGCCTTGGAGTCTGGAGATGTGGACGTTTTGGGGAAAATCCTCGATGAGAATTGGCTCCTCAAGAAGTCTTTGGCCGAGGGTGTCAGTGATCCCTTGATCGATGAATTCTATGCCGCGGCCAAGGCCAGCGGGGCCGAGGGAGGCAAGATCACCGGGGCCGGGGGCGGGGGCTTTTTCCTTCTTTTCGTTCCGGAGATGAAGAGGGCCGCGGTCCGCGCCGCGTTGGACGGCCGCCGGGAGCTCCCCATCGCCCTTGAGCCCGACGGCAGCAAGATCGTGTTCAACATGAAGCGCCGCATCTGGAAGTGA
- a CDS encoding Gfo/Idh/MocA family oxidoreductase — protein sequence MNGKKKHSPRTSLERREVLLAQIGCGYWGPNLLRVFQEIPGSKVKWLCDLKPGRRAWALERYPHLKASESAEAALRDPEVDAVIVATEVVTHFPIARAALKAGKHVFIEKPMAHSSAEARELARLAAQKKLCLGVGHVFLYHPAVKVLQESLVPSKLGRPLYMDMVRVNPGPPEPKHDVIWDMAPHDAALALALAGSRPLSVRATGRRYLQERLDEAAFIEIAFTRGVVARIHVSWLSSRRIRRVEVYAEKGSAFYDDVEPFEKVRLVFPGKDTRVGAAARGKKTLYYGAGDISIPALLPDEPLRKEAMDFLDAIRAKRQPLSGPEIGVRVVEILEAACRSAAGGGKTIPFK from the coding sequence CGGCTATTGGGGGCCGAACCTTCTCCGGGTGTTCCAGGAGATACCGGGCTCCAAAGTGAAGTGGCTCTGCGACTTGAAGCCCGGCCGACGGGCCTGGGCCTTGGAGCGCTATCCCCATCTCAAGGCCTCGGAAAGCGCCGAGGCCGCTCTGCGCGACCCCGAGGTGGACGCTGTGATCGTGGCCACCGAGGTGGTGACCCATTTCCCCATAGCCCGCGCCGCGCTTAAGGCGGGCAAGCACGTTTTCATAGAGAAGCCCATGGCCCATTCCTCGGCCGAGGCCCGGGAACTTGCGCGGCTTGCCGCGCAGAAGAAGCTCTGCCTGGGGGTGGGGCACGTATTCCTCTATCACCCTGCCGTGAAGGTCCTGCAGGAGTCTTTAGTTCCGAGCAAGCTTGGCCGGCCGCTTTACATGGACATGGTCCGGGTCAATCCCGGCCCGCCGGAGCCCAAGCATGACGTGATCTGGGACATGGCCCCCCATGACGCGGCCTTGGCCTTGGCCTTGGCGGGGTCGCGCCCGCTGTCGGTGCGGGCTACGGGGCGGCGCTACCTCCAGGAACGCTTGGACGAGGCGGCTTTCATCGAGATCGCCTTTACGCGCGGGGTCGTGGCCCGCATCCACGTGAGCTGGCTTTCCAGCCGCAGGATCAGACGCGTCGAGGTTTACGCCGAGAAGGGCTCGGCCTTTTACGACGACGTGGAGCCCTTCGAGAAGGTAAGACTGGTGTTTCCCGGCAAGGACACCCGGGTGGGCGCGGCGGCGCGGGGGAAAAAGACGCTTTATTACGGGGCCGGGGATATTTCGATCCCCGCCCTTCTGCCCGATGAGCCGTTGAGGAAAGAGGCGATGGATTTCCTGGACGCCATCCGCGCCAAGCGCCAGCCCTTGAGCGGCCCCGAGATCGGGGTCCGGGTGGTCGAGATATTGGAGGCCGCCTGCCGTTCGGCGGCGGGCGGCGGCAAGACTATTCCTTTCAAATGA